From the genome of Dissulfuribacter thermophilus, one region includes:
- the istB gene encoding IS21-like element helper ATPase IstB, whose protein sequence is LLLEDEYSNRASNSYIKRLRQSKLDPSKGLEAFDFSFQPKLNKKKILDLQGLRFITEKENIIFMGNPGVGKTHLANALGLEALKRGYKVKMLCMTDMLTMLTASRGDGTYNKIFKELVSLDLLIIDEIGFKKVPQDAVDEFFEIVKRRHENGSIIITTNRSFEDWANVFGDQVLASAIIDRLVHHCHIIKIIGPSYRMKNLKEKIPK, encoded by the coding sequence TTGCTCCTTGAAGATGAATATTCAAACAGGGCTTCAAATTCCTACATAAAGCGTCTTAGACAATCAAAACTTGACCCTTCCAAGGGGTTAGAGGCCTTTGATTTTAGCTTTCAACCAAAGCTAAACAAAAAGAAGATCCTAGATCTTCAGGGTCTAAGATTTATCACCGAAAAAGAAAACATCATCTTCATGGGGAATCCTGGTGTAGGCAAGACTCACCTTGCAAATGCCCTTGGACTTGAGGCCTTAAAAAGGGGATACAAAGTAAAGATGTTGTGTATGACTGATATGTTGACTATGCTCACAGCCTCAAGAGGAGATGGCACCTACAATAAGATATTCAAAGAACTTGTCTCATTGGACCTCCTTATTATTGATGAAATAGGCTTTAAGAAGGTCCCTCAAGACGCTGTGGATGAGTTTTTTGAAATAGTAAAAAGACGTCACGAAAATGGCTCAATAATAATCACCACTAACAGGTCTTTTGAAGACTGGGCCAATGTGTTTGGTGACCAGGTACTGGCATCAGCCATAATAGACAGGCTGGTTCATCACTGCCATATAATAAAAATAATAGGTCCAAGTTACCGTATGAAAAACCTGAAAGAAAAAATTCCAAAATAA